GGCCAGAACGCGGCGACCGTGCAGGCCCTCCAGCGCATCGCGTGGGACTTCGTGAGCGCCTATTACGCGCAGCCTGGCGCGGGGGAGCGGACGATGGAGGACTGCCGCACGCGAGTCCCCAGGGACGTCTGCCCTGGCTTCTGGACGATGCTGGGGCGCCCCGAGAACATCGAGGGCTGCCAGCGCTTCTTCGGCAACGCGACCGCGAGCCAGGATGGAAACCCCTTCGTCTGGCCGGATCCGTACTGGCAGCCTCTGCCCGCTCCGTAGTCAACGCAAACGGGCTGGGGGGGCGAATGGACGGCTCTCATTTCCCCTCCCATGCGCCCCATGTTAGGAGCCTCCCAATTCCGGGAGGAATTCATGCGTTCATCTCAGGCATTGGGGCCGCCCCTGTGCTGGGTCTTTCTCGTCATCCTGCCGTCCGTCGGGCTGGCGGCTCCAAGCAGCGAGGTGAAGCGCCATCTGGAGGCCATCGCCAGCCTCTATGAGGAACTTGAGTTTGAAAGTGCCCTCGGCCAGCTCGCCACGGCCCGGCGGCTGGCGAGCGGACCGGACGACGAGGTCGAGCTTTCCATCTGGGAAGGCCTGCTCATGGCGGAGTTGAGCCGGACGGAGGAGGCCTCCGCGGCCTTCATGGCCGCCCTGTTCCTGCGGCCGGACGCACAGCTCCCCGTGAAGGTGTCGCCCAAGGTGTCGAGCCAGTTCGAGTCGCTGCGGAAGGCCGTGAAAAGCACACAACAGACGCGCCGTGGCGCCCCCAAGCCCTCGCCCGCGCCCCGCCAGGCGACGGATGCACCGCGTGAAGGGCCTCCGCCGTCCCCACCGCCCCGAATCGCGTCCCCGTCCAGCGTCGGGACGGCGTCGGCGCCCATCACTCCACCGCTCCAGGTCACGCAGGAGACGCGGACGAGTTCCTTGCGCTCCAAGGCCTATATCCCCGCGATCGCCGGCGGCGCGCTCACCGTCGCGGGTGGGATTTCCTGGGCGCTGTCGCGTGGGGAGCTGTCAAAGCTTCGCAACGCGGACCCGTCCCTCGCGAGCTTCGCGGACATTGACCGGGCCGCGTCGCGCGGGCGAACACTGCAAACCGTGGGCGTGGGCCTGCTGGGCGCAGGTGTCTTGGGGCTGGGATTGGCCACGGGCATGTATCTGGTCGGTGCTCCGGAGAAGAGCCTCGCGATGCAGCTGGGGACGGATGGACGGTCAGCGCTTGTGTATGGGAGGTGGCCATGAACTTGCTTCCACTGCGGGCAGTGTTGGTCATGTTCGTGCTCGCGAGCGTGGCCTGTGCCGACTTCGACCAGGAAAAGGCGAAGCTGTGCAACCAGTTCCCTGAACGGTGTGGCGATGCCGATGGGAGCATGGGCGATTGGACGGGCGGAGCGCTGAACGTCACCATCGACTACAGCGGCTTCACGCGCGGATGCGTCACGGTGACCGCCACGGACTCGGGCAACGTGAAGAACACGAGCAGCCTCTCCGTGGCGATCCCCGCCAAGACGCCGGGCACCGTGTCGGTGGCGGTGTTCGGGAAGAAGTCCTGGGGCCGCGCGCTGAGCGTGACGACGCAGCTGCGTGAATCCGACTGTTCGGGCACCTTGGTGGGCGACCCGCAGGAGATGAAGGCGCAGGTTCCCGAGGAAGGCACGCGGGACGTGCCCTTCACCGTGAGGGCCATCGATTTGGATGGGGACCGCTTCTTCAGCAGCGCTGACGCGGAAGGTGTCGTCAGCGGCACGGACTGCCGTGACGATGACCCCGCCGTGAACCCCAAGGCCACGGAGGTGTGCAACGGAAGGGATGACAACTGCACCCTCGGGGAGTCGGACGCGACCGACAAGAAGACCTGGTACACGGACGCGGATGGGGACGGCTACGGAAGCCCCCAGGTGGAGGCCTGTGTCCAGCCTGCCGGGGCCGTGGATAGAGGGGGTGACTGCAACGACAACGATGCGCAGGTCCGGCCGGAACGGGCGGAGTTCCGCTGCGATGGCAAGGATGACAACTGCAATGGCATGAGCGACGAGGACTTCAGCGTCGACAGTGATTGCAAGGATGAGCTCAAGTGCGCGGGCAAGATCGCGTGTGCCTCCACCCCGAGCCAGACGACCTGTGCGCGACTCCCGAGTGAGAATCCGGTGGTTTGGTACGTGGACGGCGACGGCGACGGTTTCAAGGGCCAGGACGTGGGGGTGGGCTGTGAGGCCCCCGTGGCTGGCGCTGTGACCCAATCCGAGGACTGCGATGAAAGTTCCGTCTACGTCCGCAATGGGCTGGCGGAGGTCTGCGACCGGCTGGACAACAACTGCTCCGGCGCCGTGGACGAGGGGTGTGGCACCCTCGCTTGGACGACGGAAGCGGGCGTTGGAGGAACTGCGGACGTGACGGCCATCGCTCGTTACGACGAGGGGCGGAAGGCGTGGATGGTCGGTCCGAACAAGCTCGTCCATTTCGACAGCACGACCGGCCCGAGCGGCACGGTGACGTCGTATACGCATTCCTCCTGCCTGGGTAACTGGAAGGCGGGGTGGGCATCCGCGGACGGGCGCGTCTTCGCCGTCGGGGACTCAGGGAAGATAACGACCCGACTCCCCAACTCCGATCTGAATTGTTTCACCTCCACCGTGCCCGGCTCAGCGTCCATGACGACGTTGTATGGCATCACGGGTATCGAGCAGTTCGGTGTCGGCGCCACGGTCTATGCGGTCGCGAGCAATGGCAAGATCTTCAAATGGAGAGAGCCTTACAGCCCGACCAACGAGAACCTTACTGAGTTCGGCAGTGTTCCCGACAACCTTCGTGCGGTCGCGAGCGCCGGGTCCGAGGGCTCACTGCTGGCCGTGGGCGTCGATGCAAACAACAAGGCAGTTGCCTACCGCTATGACACGGCAAGTTCCTCGTGGATGCCGGACCTCCAGGGCGGAGCCTTCGGCGGGCTCCTCAAAGGCATCCATGTAACGGACAGCCGCTTCGCCTACGCCGCAGGCGACAATGGGCTGGTCCTCAAGAGGAGTGGAGGCGTCTGGACCTCCCTGCCTACCGTCTTCGAACCCAACGGAGTTACCAGGGCCGCCATCCGGGACGTCCTCGCCTTCAGTGAAAAGGGCATCTACGTCGCCACCAGCGAAGGGCGCATCCATTTCTACGATGGCTCTGCGTGGACCACCGCGTACTCGGGGGCAAACCCGCTGTCCTCGCTGGATGGCCCTTCACCCACTCGCATCGTGGCCGCGGGCGAGAGCGGCACTGTTGTGAACTTCAGGGCTCCCGCGCCGGTGCCCTGACCGGCTGGAATCGCGCGTCGAGTCCATCGACGCGCCTTCCTCGTGCCGTCTCGATGAGGGAGTAGAAAGCGAGGGCTCTCATTTCGCTTGTACTTCTCCTTTGATCAGCGGTAGAGCGACGTCCTCACGTGGGCTCGGGTTCAGTGCCTGTTCCGCCCATGAGCGTTTTGTGGGGAGTTAGTTCAGTTGGTTAGAACGCCGGCCTGTCACGCCGGAGGCCACGGGTTCAAGTCCCGTACTCCTCGCCACAGAAGGCCCAGCAATCCTAACGGGTTGCTGGGCCTTCGCTTTTTCTCCGTCCCGTCATGTGCCCCCGATGTGCCCCTCCGGCGTGGCTAGCCCGGAACGGCGTGCGCTTGCGGCATGGGCCGGTCAAGCGCCTGCACGGCGCTCTCCCGCGCTTCGGGTGACAGGTGCGCGTACCGCATCGTCATGTCGATGGTGGCGTGCCCCATCAGTTCCTGGATGACCTTGAGGGGGATGCCCCGCATGGCGAGGTGGCTCCCGTAGGTGTGGCGCAGGTCGTGCCATGTGATGGCCCCCTGTTCGCGGGTGATGCCCGCCCGGCCCACGGCCCGTGTCAGCCGGTGCTCGGTCATGCTGGCGGTGAGAGGCTGTCCGTCGGGCTGGCAGAACACGTAGGGGCCGCGCAGGTGGCGGTGGCCCTTGAGCGCGTCCACGGCCGATATGGGCAGGTCCACCGTCCGTCCCCGGCCTCCCTTGGGCAGTCCCGTCACCCCCTGCCAGATGGAACGGCGCACCTGGAGCTTGCCGCGCGGCAAGTCGAGGTCGCCCCACTGGAGCCCGATCAGCTCTCCGTGGCGAAGTCCCGTCTTGAGCGCCAACAGGATCAGCGTTCGCCACTCCGGTTCCGCCGCGTCGATCAGTCGCTCGGCTTCCTCGAAAGAGAGGAAGTCGAAAGCGGGCTTCGCCGTCTTGAACAGCTTCACGCGCGGGACGTGTTGGAGCACGCCCTGTTCCTGGGCCAGTGCGAGCAACTTGTGCAGCACGGTCAGGACGTTGTTGACGGACTTGAGGCTCAGGAGCTTCCCCCCGGCTCCCTTGCGCTTGCGCAGGGCATCCTTTGAGGGGGCGTCCTTCCTGCCGGGAATGCCCGCTGGCTTCTTCCGCATCGCGGCCTTGAAGTCCTCGATCTCCGCTGGACCGATGGCATCAAGAGGCGTGTTCGCGAACGCGGGGAGCAGGTGGTCATCAAGGATCTGCCGCTTGGTGACGACGCTGGAGTGCTTGTTGTTGTTCTCGCTGTACGTGATGAAGCGCGGGACGAACTCCCCGAAGGTGAGGATGCGGCCCGGCTCGTTCTGCTTCTCCTTCCCGAAGCTTCCAGTCAGCAGGGCGTGGCGGACCTGCCGCTCGTACTCTTCCGCGCCCCGGCGGGTGTTGATGGGCGATGCCTTGCGGACTCGCTCCGCCTTCCCGCTGGGGTGCTGGTACTTCACGTCCACCCACCACGCCTCCTGCACCTTTCCCTCCTTCGTCTTCCACTTCCGCAGCCTGACGCTCATCAGTTCTCTCCGAGCGCAGGACCGCTGTTACCCGGCCGCCATGCTAACAACGCGTCGCGACGGATGCGGATGGATCTGCGGAGGTGGAGAACTCCAGGCACCTGCCCCAGTCGGATCGACTCGTAGAGCGTCTTCCGGTTCACGCGCAGGAGCGCGGCGGCCTCGTCCACGGTGAGGAAGTCGAAAGCCGCGTGGGTGGGCGCGTCCGCTGGTAGCTTGGGCCCGTTCTGGCAAGCGCGACGGCTCATGACGTCACATTCCCCATTTGCGACGGGAGCGAATGGATCCGCTGGGCGTTCTCCACCCCTGCCTTCTCGTCATCCAGCACCAAGCAATAGGCACGTACACGCTTGCCCGCGACGGAGACCTTGCGCGTCAAGTGGCCCTCTTCCTTGAACACCAATCCCTTCGCGGCAAGCTCCGTCATCACCTGTCGGGTGTCGAAGCGTCCTTCCCTCGCGATGTCGTGCATCGTCGTCTGGAAGATGGCGACGACACGCCTCCCGCTGGAGTCCCTGTCGTCCATCAGCATCCCGGGGCGCTTGATGGGGACGAGGCTTTCAAAGCCAGCCCAGTTCGCGGCGACGTAGCTCATGATGAAGTCATAGGCCGCATCGGCTGTCGTCCTCGTCTCGCGGGACTCCTTCAACACCGCCGCGCAGAAGGCGTGCCCCGCTTCGAGCGCGGCTGCCTGGGCGTGGGCATCGGCCTCGCCGCAGATGTGGATGCGCGCGAGTATGTCGGCCAACACGAGGAGCGCGGCGTAGCGTGCTTGCTCCGTTGTCTCCGTCACCATCTGGGCGGCAAGCTTGCGGTGCAGTTCGCGGAGTTCGTCGAGTCGTTCCGCGCCCGTGTAGTGCTCCATGAGCGCGCGGATGAAGGCGGGCCCCGCGTGGCCGTGGTGCTTCTCCAAACCTTGATGCGTCAGCGTGGCGAGGCCCGCGTCCCCCAACGGTTGGGCGCACACCTCCAGCGTCCGGTTCTTCGCCCCTGCCGCGCCTCCAATCTGCAACAGCGGCTTCTCCCCTGAGATGAAAGCCAGCGAGCGCCAGGTCTTCCGCGCGCGCAGCTCTCCGGTCTGCGTCGCCCGCGCGCCGCTCGTCTCCGTCCCCACGATGTAGGCCATGAGGTTCGTCATTCCCTCGCGCGTGACTTGGGTGTCGTCAATCCAGGTGGGCAGGTCGCGGTGACGGGACAGCTCTCCCTGCAACGCGGCTGACGAGACGTCCCCACTGACCTTGAGGCCAGAAGGACGCCCCCACACCGACGTGGTGGTGGCCTGCACGGCGGACTTCCCCGTTCCAGAGGCGCCCCAGATGGACAGGCACATGCTGCGCAGGCCCAAGAGCCGCAACAGGGGGGCCGCGAAGCCAGCAGCCCACGCCATTTCAGCGAACGGGCTCCTGTCACGAACGGCCAGCATCAAGCGCAGGTGTTCATCCGCCGAGCCCCGCGGCTCAAGCGCATCGAGGAAGGCGGCTTCTCCGGGCATGATGACGCGGCCGGGCTCACCAATCACCTGCCGTCCCACGACGAAGCTCGTCATGTCGTGGGACCAGCCGCTCTGGGTGAAGATACGCACCCGGGGCAAGCTCGCGTGACAGTGCTGCTCCTGGGCTTGAAGGAAGTCCTGAACCTTCTTGCTGTTGCTGCTGGTGAGGGGGGCGCCGCGACCGGCCAGCTCCAGGATTTCGTTTCCCGAGACCTTGGCGCGCGGCATCGTCTCCACTCGCTCGCGGTGCCCGTACATCCACCGTGCCGTCACGTAGCAGGTGCCGTGCTCGTCCTCCCCTGTCTCGGTGATGTTGATGGGGGCGGCGGCGATGGTGGAAAGGTTGCCCTTGTCGGTGAACTTGAAGATGCCGAGCGACTGGCCATCGTAGATGGCGTAGCCCGGAGCTGCCATCCAGCCATCAGCGCCAGAGGGCGCATCGAGGGTGGGAGGAGCCCCGGTTGACGGGCGGGAATCGGCCGTGCCTCTCAGTGCGGCGGTGATCAGCACGGACTCGGCCAGCGCGGCGCCGTAATCCTCATTGATTCGTCGGAGGCGCTCCGCAACATGCGCGGTGTCGTGCTTCGCGCAGTTCATCGCTGTCACGGACGGAGCCAAGAGCCGCAACAGGGTTGCGTCTGATACCTCGGGGGCCTTGAAGCGCAGGTACGAGAGGAAGGCCCAGAGGTTCCCTTCATGATGCCCAGCGGGGAACAAGGGCTGGCCCTGTTTCATGCGCTTCACCGCCGCCGCATGCTCCGGGGCGCTTGTCGCGTGCCACCGCATCCAGAGCTGGGCTTCGGTAAGCCCGTCCTGGGTTGGCGGCTGCCACATGCTCACCGCGGCTTCCCCTTTCGCAAACGTGGGCCGCGTGCGCTTCGCCTGGGTTGCATCGCGAACCCACTGTGGCGCTTCAGCGGACGGAACCTCGGCGGGGGACGCTCCCTCAAGCCATGCGTAGCGCTCTCCCGTGCGGTGGAGGCTCGGGGGGGCGATGACGTAGCCACCATTGCCCCGGGTGTCGATGCCGGGTGCGAGGCTGCCAGCCTTCGACACCATGCCCGCGTGGCGGAAGTAGACGTGACAGCCGCCGCCACTGGTGCGGGCCGTGACGGTATCGGGCAGTTCGCCTCGCGTTTCCTCCAACTGCACGAGGGTCGCCACTCCGTCGGCCTTCGCGTCCGCGTCCACAACATCCACGCCGGAGAGGGCACCCGTGGCGATGGCGACGTTCGCGAACGGCCACTGCTGCCACCACTCGCGGATTTGGGCCTCGTCCGTCGTGGCGTCCTTCACTCCGTTGCGTGTGCGTGGGTGTTTACCCGCTTGGCTGCATTCCGCTCCCTTGGGGCAAGCGCAGATGAGGACGCCGGAGGGCGAGCGAACGGGCTCGAAACAGGGGAAGACATGCCAGCCGCGCCCCGCGTACTCCAGAGCGGCGGCTTCCAGTGAGGGAGTCGAGTTCGGATCAGAGGCTTCCAAGGGACATCCGAGGGCAAAAGAAGGGAATCGCGGCGAGCCCAAGGGCTGCTGCGCTGGCCATCCGGTGCGAGACCGGGGCGGATTGAGTGGCGGGGCGGAAAGCGGGGCAGGCTTAAGTGGCGAGAATCACTAGGGAATCTGGCGACCTGCCCCGCTGCCCCGCTGGTTCACCGAAACACACGCAGTGGCGTATAGGGAGAATGAGAGGAGTTGAATGTCTTCAATTCCCCCTCTGGGGTATGTCCTCCTCTTTCTCTCTCTCTTCTTTGAAACAAGCGGGGCAGGCGGGGCAGTGAGCCAAAGGGGCTCGCCAAGCCGTTGATTTCTTGGGCATTTCTCGCGTTCGACGGTGCCCCGCTTTGTGCCCCGGTGTGCCGAGAGGCGGGGCAGTGAGCTAACAGCCGGAGTGCTGTCCTGGATGCGCTGGGGGGCGCTCACGGCTCGCCCTCGCGATTCGCGTCGGTGAGGCTGTACGCCCGAGGCACCGCGCCGCGCGCTCCGGGCGTGTACCTCGCGGCCTCGCGAATGATGCCAGCCAGCACGAGGGCGGCGAGGCAACGGCGGAGGACCTGCTCTCCGGCGCCAAGAGCGGCGCACAGCTCCTTCACGGTCAGCCCCTGCGGAGTGGCCTTGGTGAGTGCTTCGATGATGAGGGGTCGGTACTGCTCAACAAGCTCCAGCATGGTTCGAATCTCCCTTTCCCCTGCTCAATGGGGGCACCGCCTGGGAGTGGCTCGCTCGCTCCGTCGTTCTCTCGGGCGAGCGCTTCGATGATGCGGGGCCGGTACTGCTCAACCAGCTCCAGCATGTTTCGAATCTCCCGTACCCGCGTAAATGCCTGCGGCTTTTGGGACTGGCTCACGTGCCCTGTCGTTTTCTCAGGAGCGGAACGGCTTGCCCGGCCTGGCGGGGGGGGCGGGAGTGGATCCCCCCCGGCTCGGATTTCCGGAGCCCGGCCTCTTCAAGGCTTGCTCGGCGGTCCCACACGCTCGAAAAATTCTCAGGAAAATTCGCACGCCCCAGCACGGATTGGCTCACAGCGGAGGCTTGATCCTAAGCACATCGACCGTCACGGCCCCGCCCACGCGCTCTGTGGAGTTTTGGGGCTCGCTAGGCGATGGAGCGTTGCCGAAACCCCGACTTGCCGAAACGACCGCATGAGAAGAAAGCGCGGAGACCTGCGCCCCCACTTCACCTGTTACGGTCGCCGCCGTCTTCTCGGAGGTTGCCCGCCGGTGCCCCTGGTTCCTCGTCCGTTGCTGCTGCTGTCCCTGCTCCTGCTGAGAACGAACGTCACGGCTCAGGAGCCCTCACGAGGGCATGAGTTGGTGCAGCGGCGCGTGGCGCTCCCTCAGGCCGCAACTGGCAATCCGGTGGAACTGCACATTGCTTCAGGCTCCCTCACCGCGCTGGAGTTCGACTCCTCTGTGGACCGCGCGGGTGTGAAGCTTGGGGACGCCAAAGACAGCTTGGAACTGTTCGTGGTCAATGACCGGCTGGTCATGATCAAGCCCACGAGCGACGTGACAGCGGGTGAGCGCGTCCTGCTGACCGTGCCATTCGCGGACGGCATGTCGCCAGCGAGGGCCGTGTTTGCGCTCGTCACGAACGCCACGCAGGTGGATGTGCAGGTCCAGGTGTCCCGGTTGCCACGCTCGGCCGAGGCGGTACAGGCTGAGCTGGACGAGGTGCGCGCCGCGTGCGCGGGCAAGGATGCCGAATTGGCTTCGCTTCGGGCACGAGGCGCGGCCACAGGGCCTTCGGGCATGATCTTGGCCGGGACGATGGGCTCTGAAGGCGTCCGGGCGAAAGAGCCCACGTTGCAGCCAATGAAGCTCACCGACGGGCTGAAGGCTGACCGTGTTACCGCCTTCCGCGGAACAGGGTGGGTCGCGCTCTCGCTGATGGTTGCGAATGAAGGGACGGCGCCCTGGACGCCCACGGAGGCCCGGCTGTCCCCAGGCCGTTCTCGCGCTGTCACGGTGACGATGAAAGAGCCATACGTCGTCCCAAAAGGGATGGCACGGGTCGTGGTGGAATTCCGTGGCGAAGACTGGCCCGAAGGCAGCGAGCGTTGGGTGGAACTGCGCGACAGCACGGGAGAACGGCGCCTTCTCATCCCCTCCCTGGTGTTCTAGAAGCGCGGGCCATGCTGCTTTTCATTCCCGCCAGCTTGAAACCCGGGCAAATGGTGGATGGCTGGCGCGTAGTGAAGGCCCTGGGTTCAGGCGCCTTCGGCGCCGTCTACCTCGTGGAGAAGGAGGGCCAGCGTTTCGCGCTGAAGATGGCCATGCACCGCGCCAGCAGTGGAGATGCGGAGCAGTCGGACGCGCGCCTGATGCGGGAGATGGTCTGCCTCGCCCAGGTGAGCGGCCATCCCAACATCGTGCGCACGTACGCCCACGGCCGATGGAACGACGCGACACGGGGCTGGCTCTACGTCGTCGAGGACTACGTGGAGGGCTACACGCTGGGCGAGTGGATGGAGAAGACGCACCCCACGGCGCACGAGGTGGTGGCCCTCTTCGTCAAGCTCGCTTCCGCTCTGGCCCACGTGCACGCGCGGGGCGTCTTCCACCGTGACTTGAAGTTGAGCAACATCCTCGTGCGCGCTTCCGACGGCGAGCCCTTCCTGTTGGACTTCGGCGTGGGCAGTTACGCGCAGGCGCCCGAATTGACGGACGCCCCCCTGCCGCCCGGCACCCGGCGCTACCGCTCCCCCGAGGCCTCGAAGTTCCTGCGCGAGCACGGCGAGGAGTCCGAAGCGCGCTATGAGTTCAAGGTCACGGATGACATCTACGCGCTGGGCATCTGCCTCTACGATTTGCTGACGATTGCGCGCCCCTGGAGTGAATCTCCGGCCATGTTTCTGGGGGGCAGGTTGGAATTGCCCGCGCCGCATTCGCTCAACCCTCGGGTGCCGGCGGCTCTGGGCGCGGCCGTCCTCCATTTCGTTGCCCGAGCCCCCGAGAAGCGTGCCCCCACAGCGGAGGTGATGAAGCGCGAGTTGGCGGCACTGCTGCCCGAGGTGGGAGTCGCGTGGAGGGAGCCCTTCCACATCCCCAAAGCCCACGTTCAACTCGCCCCCGAAGCGCTGCCTCCCGCGCCGTCTCAGGACGAGCCCGCCCCTGCTGCCCGACGTGGACTCTCGAACACGCAAGGGGCCTTCGTGGTGGGGCTCGCCGTGCTCTTGGGCGGCCTCGTGCTCTGGCGCTTCACGACGCCCTCGGAATCTCCTCCGGCTGCACAACGAGCGCCGGTAACCCCCTCCTCCGCACGGCAGGAGGCCCCAGCGACGAAGCAACCTGTTTCCCCTCTAGCGCCCGTCACGCAGCCCCCTGAAGTAGCCTCTCCCGTGTCCGCACCCGAGCCGAAGGAAAGTCCTCCCGTGAAGCGCGCTCCCTCGCCCCTCTCGTCGCCGCCCGAATCCTCCAGGAAGCCAAAGCCTCTGGCCGTTTCCCAGGGGTGGCCCCCGGCGGAGTGGGGGGGCTTTCTCAAGACGTGCGCGGGCCTGACCGCTGCCGCCGCCCTCCAGATGGGATGCCCGGGAGCCCAGGTGCGTCCTGAGTCCGCGGCATGCCCCGAGGCCGCGCGCAAGGCGATGTTCAACAAGAAGAAGGACGGCGGTCTTGGGATGCAAAAGGAGGCCACTGTCCCCTTCTGGGTGGACGCGCGTCAGAAGGGCATGGGTGATCTTGGGGTCTACCGCGAGGGGCCCGTGACGGGCGAGGTGTATACCGACGAAGTGTCCGCACTCCCCAAGGGCACGCTGCTTTCCGGCTACCTGTGGACGGGGAACAAGGACCGGCTGCTGGCGCGCTACACCGAAGCCCGGCTTCCGAATGGCCAGAGGGTGCCGGTCTGCATCGAATTGGGGGATTCGTATGAACCCGGGTGGCCCACCAGCGACGAGTCCAAGCCGGGCGAGATCGTGACCCGCCGTAATTTGGCCGGCATCGCAGTCGAACGTTGGCGTTGAAGCTCCTGCCGAAAGTAACGCCTGTTTACGATTCGGCATCCGTCCTTCTCACTCGGAGTGAGAGGGATTCCGGGGAACGTTGAACCCGCCGCGTCGTTCCCCACGGGGGGCTGCGAGCCCTACCTTGCACATTCCTTCGCGCGAACTCCTCTCGCGCGGGTGCAAGGGGTATCCACATGGCCCATCCATCCAACCCGCCGCTCTCCAGCGGCGTCGTGCTCTTCACGCAGGGGGACACCTCCTACGAATTCTTCCGGGACCTGG
This DNA window, taken from Corallococcus coralloides DSM 2259, encodes the following:
- a CDS encoding DUF2381 family protein, with the protein product MLLLSLLLLRTNVTAQEPSRGHELVQRRVALPQAATGNPVELHIASGSLTALEFDSSVDRAGVKLGDAKDSLELFVVNDRLVMIKPTSDVTAGERVLLTVPFADGMSPARAVFALVTNATQVDVQVQVSRLPRSAEAVQAELDEVRAACAGKDAELASLRARGAATGPSGMILAGTMGSEGVRAKEPTLQPMKLTDGLKADRVTAFRGTGWVALSLMVANEGTAPWTPTEARLSPGRSRAVTVTMKEPYVVPKGMARVVVEFRGEDWPEGSERWVELRDSTGERRLLIPSLVF
- a CDS encoding serine/threonine protein kinase yields the protein MLLFIPASLKPGQMVDGWRVVKALGSGAFGAVYLVEKEGQRFALKMAMHRASSGDAEQSDARLMREMVCLAQVSGHPNIVRTYAHGRWNDATRGWLYVVEDYVEGYTLGEWMEKTHPTAHEVVALFVKLASALAHVHARGVFHRDLKLSNILVRASDGEPFLLDFGVGSYAQAPELTDAPLPPGTRRYRSPEASKFLREHGEESEARYEFKVTDDIYALGICLYDLLTIARPWSESPAMFLGGRLELPAPHSLNPRVPAALGAAVLHFVARAPEKRAPTAEVMKRELAALLPEVGVAWREPFHIPKAHVQLAPEALPPAPSQDEPAPAARRGLSNTQGAFVVGLAVLLGGLVLWRFTTPSESPPAAQRAPVTPSSARQEAPATKQPVSPLAPVTQPPEVASPVSAPEPKESPPVKRAPSPLSSPPESSRKPKPLAVSQGWPPAEWGGFLKTCAGLTAAAALQMGCPGAQVRPESAACPEAARKAMFNKKKDGGLGMQKEATVPFWVDARQKGMGDLGVYREGPVTGEVYTDEVSALPKGTLLSGYLWTGNKDRLLARYTEARLPNGQRVPVCIELGDSYEPGWPTSDESKPGEIVTRRNLAGIAVERWR
- a CDS encoding helix-turn-helix domain-containing protein, whose translation is MSRRACQNGPKLPADAPTHAAFDFLTVDEAAALLRVNRKTLYESIRLGQVPGVLHLRRSIRIRRDALLAWRPGNSGPALGEN
- a CDS encoding putative metal-binding motif-containing protein, encoding MNLLPLRAVLVMFVLASVACADFDQEKAKLCNQFPERCGDADGSMGDWTGGALNVTIDYSGFTRGCVTVTATDSGNVKNTSSLSVAIPAKTPGTVSVAVFGKKSWGRALSVTTQLRESDCSGTLVGDPQEMKAQVPEEGTRDVPFTVRAIDLDGDRFFSSADAEGVVSGTDCRDDDPAVNPKATEVCNGRDDNCTLGESDATDKKTWYTDADGDGYGSPQVEACVQPAGAVDRGGDCNDNDAQVRPERAEFRCDGKDDNCNGMSDEDFSVDSDCKDELKCAGKIACASTPSQTTCARLPSENPVVWYVDGDGDGFKGQDVGVGCEAPVAGAVTQSEDCDESSVYVRNGLAEVCDRLDNNCSGAVDEGCGTLAWTTEAGVGGTADVTAIARYDEGRKAWMVGPNKLVHFDSTTGPSGTVTSYTHSSCLGNWKAGWASADGRVFAVGDSGKITTRLPNSDLNCFTSTVPGSASMTTLYGITGIEQFGVGATVYAVASNGKIFKWREPYSPTNENLTEFGSVPDNLRAVASAGSEGSLLAVGVDANNKAVAYRYDTASSSWMPDLQGGAFGGLLKGIHVTDSRFAYAAGDNGLVLKRSGGVWTSLPTVFEPNGVTRAAIRDVLAFSEKGIYVATSEGRIHFYDGSAWTTAYSGANPLSSLDGPSPTRIVAAGESGTVVNFRAPAPVP
- a CDS encoding bifunctional DNA primase/polymerase, translated to MEASDPNSTPSLEAAALEYAGRGWHVFPCFEPVRSPSGVLICACPKGAECSQAGKHPRTRNGVKDATTDEAQIREWWQQWPFANVAIATGALSGVDVVDADAKADGVATLVQLEETRGELPDTVTARTSGGGCHVYFRHAGMVSKAGSLAPGIDTRGNGGYVIAPPSLHRTGERYAWLEGASPAEVPSAEAPQWVRDATQAKRTRPTFAKGEAAVSMWQPPTQDGLTEAQLWMRWHATSAPEHAAAVKRMKQGQPLFPAGHHEGNLWAFLSYLRFKAPEVSDATLLRLLAPSVTAMNCAKHDTAHVAERLRRINEDYGAALAESVLITAALRGTADSRPSTGAPPTLDAPSGADGWMAAPGYAIYDGQSLGIFKFTDKGNLSTIAAAPINITETGEDEHGTCYVTARWMYGHRERVETMPRAKVSGNEILELAGRGAPLTSSNSKKVQDFLQAQEQHCHASLPRVRIFTQSGWSHDMTSFVVGRQVIGEPGRVIMPGEAAFLDALEPRGSADEHLRLMLAVRDRSPFAEMAWAAGFAAPLLRLLGLRSMCLSIWGASGTGKSAVQATTTSVWGRPSGLKVSGDVSSAALQGELSRHRDLPTWIDDTQVTREGMTNLMAYIVGTETSGARATQTGELRARKTWRSLAFISGEKPLLQIGGAAGAKNRTLEVCAQPLGDAGLATLTHQGLEKHHGHAGPAFIRALMEHYTGAERLDELRELHRKLAAQMVTETTEQARYAALLVLADILARIHICGEADAHAQAAALEAGHAFCAAVLKESRETRTTADAAYDFIMSYVAANWAGFESLVPIKRPGMLMDDRDSSGRRVVAIFQTTMHDIAREGRFDTRQVMTELAAKGLVFKEEGHLTRKVSVAGKRVRAYCLVLDDEKAGVENAQRIHSLPSQMGNVTS
- a CDS encoding tyrosine-type recombinase/integrase yields the protein MSVRLRKWKTKEGKVQEAWWVDVKYQHPSGKAERVRKASPINTRRGAEEYERQVRHALLTGSFGKEKQNEPGRILTFGEFVPRFITYSENNNKHSSVVTKRQILDDHLLPAFANTPLDAIGPAEIEDFKAAMRKKPAGIPGRKDAPSKDALRKRKGAGGKLLSLKSVNNVLTVLHKLLALAQEQGVLQHVPRVKLFKTAKPAFDFLSFEEAERLIDAAEPEWRTLILLALKTGLRHGELIGLQWGDLDLPRGKLQVRRSIWQGVTGLPKGGRGRTVDLPISAVDALKGHRHLRGPYVFCQPDGQPLTASMTEHRLTRAVGRAGITREQGAITWHDLRHTYGSHLAMRGIPLKVIQELMGHATIDMTMRYAHLSPEARESAVQALDRPMPQAHAVPG